Proteins encoded within one genomic window of Dyadobacter chenhuakuii:
- a CDS encoding co-chaperone GroES, with product MSTLAEIQVNVQPLADRVLVEPAPAEEKTAFGIIIPDTAKEKPQRGTVVAVGPGKKDEPMTVKVGDTVLYGKYSGTELAYEGKDVLIMRESDIYAIIG from the coding sequence ATGTCAACTTTAGCAGAAATACAAGTGAACGTACAACCTCTGGCTGATCGTGTTCTTGTAGAACCAGCCCCAGCCGAAGAAAAAACAGCATTTGGTATCATTATCCCTGATACTGCAAAGGAAAAGCCTCAACGTGGAACTGTTGTAGCAGTGGGCCCGGGTAAAAAAGACGAGCCGATGACCGTTAAGGTAGGTGACACCGTATTATACGGAAAATATTCAGGTACTGAATTGGCGTATGAAGGCAAAGATGTGCTGATCATGCGTGAGTCTGACATTTATGCCATCATTGGTTAA
- the secG gene encoding preprotein translocase subunit SecG — MYLGLIILVAIIAVLLILVVLVQNSKGGGLSSEFSGAGTTQMFGVKKTTDLLEQITWGLAGAVILISLASYIIVGGTAQTGGINSVNVDKAQNTVIPGGNIAPAPAPGAAAPAGGEATTPAATPAAPADSSK, encoded by the coding sequence ATGTATTTGGGTTTAATTATCTTGGTTGCGATCATCGCTGTTTTGTTGATCCTGGTTGTATTGGTACAGAATTCAAAAGGAGGAGGACTTTCCAGCGAGTTTAGCGGAGCAGGAACCACCCAAATGTTCGGTGTTAAAAAGACAACCGATTTATTGGAACAAATCACCTGGGGACTTGCAGGCGCCGTTATCCTGATTTCCCTTGCTTCATACATTATCGTTGGCGGAACCGCACAAACTGGCGGCATTAACAGTGTCAATGTGGATAAGGCTCAGAATACGGTAATTCCTGGCGGAAACATTGCTCCTGCACCAGCTCCTGGCGCGGCGGCTCCTGCGGGAGGCGAAGCAACGACGCCGGCTGCTACACCAGCAGCACCAGCGGACAGCTCAAAATAA
- a CDS encoding LptE family protein, with the protein MKNRIKSICTMRVSMNTKRLLTLFFVLHCSVFMSGCGVYSFTGTNLSPDIKTFSVLNFTMGTAGGPSDLPQRLTEELKEYFQRNTSLISQPGGGDLVLEGSITGYDVLAAAPTANDQAGLNRLNVTVQVRYTNAKDETKNFDQSFTYYADFPQDQTLNQNEARLLPTIRENLVQQIFNKSAADW; encoded by the coding sequence TTGAAGAATAGAATAAAAAGCATTTGTACAATGCGCGTTTCGATGAATACCAAAAGGTTGCTAACCCTCTTTTTTGTCCTGCATTGCTCCGTTTTCATGTCGGGCTGTGGCGTTTATTCTTTTACCGGGACCAATTTGTCTCCGGATATCAAGACATTCAGCGTGCTTAATTTCACGATGGGAACTGCGGGTGGACCGTCGGATCTGCCACAAAGACTTACGGAGGAATTGAAAGAATATTTCCAGCGAAACACGAGCTTGATCAGTCAGCCTGGTGGCGGCGACCTGGTTCTGGAAGGTTCTATTACAGGTTACGACGTGCTCGCGGCCGCTCCTACCGCGAATGACCAGGCCGGTTTGAACCGTTTGAATGTCACCGTTCAGGTGCGTTACACCAATGCAAAAGACGAAACCAAGAATTTTGACCAATCTTTCACTTACTATGCCGACTTTCCTCAGGATCAAACGCTTAACCAAAATGAAGCGCGGCTTCTGCCTACTATCCGCGAAAATTTAGTTCAGCAGATCTTTAATAAATCTGCCGCAGACTGGTAG
- a CDS encoding sigma-54 interaction domain-containing protein: MNPAEIQAIKNRFGIIGTSPGLNHAINVGVQVAATDLTVLITGESGSGKESFSKIIHSLSSRKHGPFIAINCGAIPEGTIDSELFGHEKGAFTGALDSRKGYFETTNTGTIFLDEVGEMPLGTQARLLRVLENGEYIRVGSSKVLKTNVRVVAATNVNLLDAVNNGKFREDLYYRLNTVPIYVPPLRDRGEDILLLFRKFTNDFSERYRTKPVRLDSEARDLLMQYAFPGNIRQLKNIAEQITILETDKELPISRETLNNYLNPVQPAGRKALITLRSGEDPAGSSFSERELLYKVLFDMRRDMTELKKLVRNVLENEKYGGEILKDHQELFSSLNTADPATHSHTPTLEPARLLSPVPSRTVDLDRYSDERSEIEDVMHVTAEEESLSLEDKEKEMIIKALRKNNNKRKYAASALGISERTLYRKIKQYDIEE; the protein is encoded by the coding sequence ATGAATCCAGCTGAAATACAAGCAATAAAGAACCGTTTTGGAATAATAGGGACTTCCCCGGGACTGAATCACGCGATCAACGTTGGTGTGCAGGTTGCCGCCACAGATCTCACCGTGCTCATCACCGGCGAAAGCGGCAGCGGAAAGGAGTCTTTTTCCAAAATTATCCACAGCCTCAGTTCCCGCAAACACGGGCCTTTCATCGCCATCAACTGCGGTGCCATTCCCGAAGGAACCATTGATTCAGAGCTTTTCGGGCACGAAAAAGGTGCATTTACGGGTGCATTGGATTCAAGAAAAGGATATTTTGAAACAACGAATACCGGGACCATTTTCCTGGATGAGGTTGGGGAAATGCCCCTGGGCACGCAGGCGAGGCTTTTACGTGTTTTGGAAAACGGGGAATATATCCGGGTAGGATCTTCCAAAGTTCTGAAAACCAATGTGCGTGTTGTAGCAGCGACCAACGTGAATCTGCTGGATGCCGTGAACAATGGAAAATTTCGTGAAGATCTTTACTATCGCTTAAATACAGTCCCCATTTACGTTCCGCCTTTACGGGATCGTGGTGAGGATATATTGTTGCTATTCAGGAAGTTCACCAATGATTTCTCGGAAAGATACAGGACAAAACCCGTGCGATTGGATTCGGAAGCACGTGACTTGCTGATGCAATATGCGTTTCCCGGCAACATTCGTCAGCTCAAAAATATAGCCGAGCAGATCACGATCCTGGAAACTGATAAAGAACTGCCGATTTCTCGCGAAACATTAAATAATTACCTGAATCCCGTCCAGCCAGCAGGAAGAAAAGCGCTGATTACCTTACGTTCCGGTGAAGATCCGGCGGGCAGCTCGTTCTCTGAAAGGGAATTGCTGTATAAGGTCCTTTTTGATATGCGCAGGGACATGACAGAGCTTAAAAAGCTGGTCCGTAATGTTCTGGAAAATGAAAAGTACGGAGGCGAAATCCTGAAAGACCATCAGGAATTGTTCAGCTCATTGAACACGGCTGATCCCGCAACACATTCGCACACGCCTACCCTTGAACCCGCACGCCTGCTTTCACCAGTCCCTTCGCGGACGGTTGATCTGGACAGATATTCAGACGAAAGAAGTGAAATTGAAGACGTTATGCACGTCACGGCTGAGGAAGAATCCTTATCGCTCGAAGACAAGGAAAAGGAAATGATCATCAAGGCATTACGGAAGAATAATAACAAACGAAAATACGCTGCAAGTGCATTGGGCATCTCGGAACGGACGTTATACAGGAAAATTAAGCAGTATGACATTGAAGAATAG
- the miaB gene encoding tRNA (N6-isopentenyl adenosine(37)-C2)-methylthiotransferase MiaB, producing MENRIAETLKILTEEDKVACETVRISENEPAFNKKLLFIESYGCQMNFADSEIVASVMREAGFATTSDVDNADLIFLNTCAIRDNAEQRVRTRLRQLNVIKKKKPGTLIGVLGCMAERLKAKLLEEEKMVDIVTGPDAYRDLPRLVEEAETGQKGVNVFLSREETYADISPIRLNSNGVTALVSIMRGCDNMCSFCVVPMTRGRERSRDPFSIVKEAQDLFDDGYKEVTLLGQNVDSYKWQAPNSVTAISTNVDNGTLETQVNFAQLLEMVAQISPELRVRFSTSHPKDITDEVLHTIKKYDNICKYIHLPAQHGNSRVLEMMNRTYNREWYLERIDSIRRILGDECAISHDMIAGFCSETEEEHQDSLSLLEYVRFDFGYMFAYSERPGTLAAKKYADDIPADIKQRRLAEIIDIQQRISLERNQKLIGTVQKVLVENTSKRSVNDFTGRSDQNKRVIFPRENFKVGDYVDVLITDTTAATLRGYAVEKVPVS from the coding sequence ATGGAAAATAGAATTGCAGAGACTTTGAAAATATTGACTGAGGAGGACAAAGTTGCCTGTGAGACAGTCCGTATTTCCGAAAATGAGCCGGCTTTTAACAAAAAATTACTTTTCATTGAAAGTTACGGCTGCCAGATGAATTTCGCAGACAGCGAGATTGTGGCCTCCGTCATGCGTGAGGCGGGTTTTGCAACCACTTCCGACGTTGATAATGCAGATCTGATATTTTTAAACACCTGCGCCATCCGCGACAATGCCGAGCAGCGCGTCAGGACGAGATTAAGGCAACTTAATGTTATAAAAAAGAAAAAGCCGGGCACATTAATCGGTGTGCTGGGTTGTATGGCAGAACGCCTCAAAGCGAAATTGCTGGAAGAGGAAAAGATGGTTGACATTGTCACCGGACCCGACGCATACCGCGATCTGCCCAGATTAGTGGAAGAAGCGGAGACGGGCCAGAAAGGTGTGAACGTATTTTTGTCAAGAGAAGAAACCTACGCCGACATTTCCCCTATCCGGCTGAATTCTAATGGCGTAACTGCATTGGTCTCCATTATGCGCGGCTGTGACAATATGTGCAGTTTTTGCGTAGTGCCTATGACGCGTGGCCGGGAGCGTAGCCGTGATCCTTTCTCGATTGTAAAAGAGGCGCAGGATCTTTTTGATGATGGTTATAAGGAAGTTACGTTGCTGGGCCAGAATGTGGACAGCTATAAATGGCAGGCGCCAAACAGCGTCACCGCCATCTCCACCAATGTTGATAATGGCACATTGGAAACCCAGGTGAACTTCGCACAATTGCTGGAAATGGTGGCGCAGATCAGCCCGGAATTGCGGGTCAGGTTCAGCACTTCGCACCCGAAAGACATTACGGATGAAGTGCTTCATACCATTAAAAAGTACGACAACATTTGCAAATACATTCACCTTCCGGCGCAGCATGGCAACAGCCGCGTGCTGGAAATGATGAACCGGACTTACAACCGCGAATGGTATCTCGAAAGAATCGACAGCATCCGCCGGATTTTGGGTGATGAATGTGCCATTTCCCATGATATGATCGCCGGTTTTTGTTCGGAGACGGAAGAAGAGCACCAGGATTCACTTTCGCTGCTGGAATATGTGCGGTTTGACTTCGGCTATATGTTTGCCTATTCCGAACGTCCGGGAACATTGGCTGCCAAGAAATACGCGGATGACATTCCGGCGGACATTAAGCAGCGGCGGCTTGCGGAAATTATTGATATACAACAAAGGATTTCCCTGGAACGCAACCAGAAACTGATCGGCACCGTGCAGAAAGTGCTGGTTGAAAACACTTCCAAGCGGTCTGTAAATGACTTTACAGGACGCAGTGACCAAAATAAAAGAGTCATATTCCCCCGCGAAAATTTCAAAGTAGGCGATTATGTCGACGTTTTAATTACAGACACGACCGCTGCGACGCTTCGCGGTTACGCGGTTGAAAAAGTACCCGTTTCATGA